A window from Primulina eburnea isolate SZY01 chromosome 2, ASM2296580v1, whole genome shotgun sequence encodes these proteins:
- the LOC140822574 gene encoding ethylene-responsive transcription factor 3-like yields MPRGRVAARQAAADGGQANGSGGSKEIRFRGVRKRPWGRFAAEIRDPWKKTRVWLGTFDSAEDAARAYDAAALSLRGAKARTNFGLPDNGNGYPDFNPQNPILARIDANPNVPFSNSRFYPREHQIIAQQRPTSSGMSSTVESFSGPRQLPPPPPRFVQRRRNPSLPPMAPDDCHSDCDSSSSVVDDAGCDIVSSCKKPLPFDLNMPPPVDASAADLDEVYCTALRL; encoded by the coding sequence ATGCCGAGAGGGAGGGTTGCTGCGAGGCAGGCGGCGGCGGATGGTGGACAAGCTAACGGATCTGGAGGATCTAAGGAGATCAGATTCCGTGGTGTTAGAAAGAGGCCTTGGGGAAGGTTTGCGGCGGAGATCAGGGACCCTTGGAAGAAGACCCGCGTGTGGCTTGGAACCTTTGATTCTGCAGAGGATGCCGCGCGGGCTTACGACGCCGCCGCGCTTTCTCTCCGCGGGGCGAAGGCGAGGACGAACTTCGGCCTGCCAGATAACGGCAATGGTTACCCTGATTTCAATCCTCAAAACCCTATTCTAGCTCGAATCGATGCGAACCCTAACGTTCCTTTCTCGAATTCGCGGTTCTACCCTCGGGAGCACCAGATAATTGCGCAGCAGAGGCCCACCTCCAGCGGGATGAGCAGCACCGTGGAGTCGTTCAGTGGGCCCCGCCAGCTGCCCCCGCCGCCGCCTCGGTTTGTACAGCGGAGAAGGAATCCTTCATTGCCGCCGATGGCTCCAGATGATTGTCATAGCGATTGTGATTCCTCGTCCTCGGTTGTTGATGACGCCGGATGTGACatagtttcctcttgtaaaaaGCCCCTGCCTTTCGACCTTAACATGCCGCCGCCCGTGGATGCCTCCGCAGCAGACCTCGACGAGGTCTATTGCACAGCTCTCCGGCTCTGA